A part of Acipenser ruthenus chromosome 50, fAciRut3.2 maternal haplotype, whole genome shotgun sequence genomic DNA contains:
- the LOC131721974 gene encoding zona pellucida sperm-binding protein 3-like, translating into MELFLSSVLLALCCIPFAAPQDAGTVVCGVDSVSVRVLLNIGQALPLDPKGFLLGSCSPSTGSYNTVQFQSGLLDCRFMRMVTSSIISYMNVLTYQPTQSGFYQTPFTQAIVCTYTKLSGWTPPVYNPALGDASGFGKLEFTMGFMNEEFSAPRTSSLFFLGSPINIAAAVKQQFHMPLMVYVEECVAASTPQLSPSSQTYPLIANHGCFVDSQTASSRFLPRVQTSEIRLVVQAFKFTQLNTDVYIHCQLLAWDPAQLGNPTKKACSFNQRSRSWELLDNPGQSSVCSCCTSNCNMRKRRDTAEEGLRHTAVLGPLRILPEELSAGSQEFYQRSPALSLEEPQLALAWLPVLAAPLLLMALLGALSLGYYICVWRHPRLCSKSSSELLIPAPH; encoded by the exons ATGGAGTTATttctgagcagtgttttgttggcCCTTTGCTGTATTCCCTTTGCAGCACCACAGGACG CTGGGACTGTAGTCTGTGGTGTGGACtctgtcagtgtgagagtgttGCTGAACATTGGGCAGGCTCTTCCCCTGGACCCCAAAGGCTTTCTATTGGGAAGCTGCTCTCCGTCCACTGGCAGCtacaacactgtgcagttccaatccgggctgcttGACTGCAGGTTTATGCGCATG GTTACTTCCAGCATCATCAGTTACATGAATGTGCTGACGTACCAGCCCACCCAGAGTGGCTTCTACCAGACTCCATTCACTCAGGCTATTGTGTGCACCTACACCAA ACTTTCTGGCTGGACTCCTCCAGTGTATAACCCTGCACTTGGGGATGCTTCTGGGTTTGGGAAGCTGGAGTTTACTATGGGGTTTATGAATG AGGAATTCTCAGCCCCCCGCACCTCCAGTCTGTTCTTCCTGGGGTCCCCCATCAACATCGCAGCCGCAGTGAAGCAGCAATTCCACATGCCGCTGATGGTCTACGTGGAAGAGTGTGTCGCTGCCAGCACTCCACAGCTGAGCCCTTCAAGCCAGACCTACCCCCTCATCGCCAACCACGG ATGCTTTGTAGACAGCCAGACTGCTAGCTCCAGGTTTCTGCCCAGAGTCCAGACCTCCGAGATCCGTCTTGTTGTCCAGGCCTTCAAGTTTACACAACTGAACACAGAT GTCTATATCCATTGCCAGCTGCTGGCCTGGGACCCTGCCCAGCTCGGTAACCCCACCAAGAAAGCTTGTTCATTCAACCAGAGATCCAGGAG ctgggAGCTCCTGGATAACCCTGGTCAGAGCTCTGTGTGCAGCTGCTGTACCTCCAACTGCAATatgaggaagaggagggacaCGG CTGAAGAGGGACTGAGACACACTGCAGTGCTGGGACCCCTGAGGATCCTTCCTGAAGAGCTGTCTGCTGGAAGCCAGGAATTCTACCAGAGGAGCCCTGCTCTATCACTGGAGG AACCCCAGCTGGCTCTGGCCTGGCTTCCTGTCCTGGCTGCTCCCTTGCTCCTGATGGCTCTCCTGGGAGCCCTGTCTCTGGGCTACTACATATGCGTGTGGCGTCATCCCAGACTCTGCTCCAAGTCCAGCAGTGAGCTTCTCATTCCTGCCCCCCACTGA